From the Comamonas odontotermitis genome, one window contains:
- the argA gene encoding amino-acid N-acetyltransferase: MSAVFNFTFVPWFRSVAPYIHKFRNQTFVVGITGEAIAAGKLQSIAQDLALIQALGVKIVLVHGFRPQVNEQLAAKGHAPRYSHGIRVTDSVALDCAQEAAGQLRFEIEAAFSQGLPNTPMAGATVRVISGNFVTARPVGIVDGVDFMHSGLVRKVDVGGIHRTLDMGAMVLVSPFGFSPTGEAFNLSMEEVATRIAIELKADKLMFLTEVPGIRLKPLEPEGEDNPIDTELPLDVAQKLLAELPPATLPTDVGFYLQHCVKACKDGVERSHILPFSTDGALLLEVYVHDGIGTMIIDERLEELREAKPDDVGGILQLIEPFEKDGTLVKRSRTEIERDISAYTIIEHDGVIFGCAALYPYPEAQTGEMAAVTVSPQSQGTGDGEKLLKRIEQRARAIGLKSIFVLTTRTMHWFIKRGFQPVDPDWLPEQRKAKYNWSRKSQVLVKYL; encoded by the coding sequence ATGTCCGCTGTATTCAATTTCACCTTCGTGCCCTGGTTCCGCTCAGTGGCACCCTATATCCACAAGTTCCGCAACCAGACCTTTGTGGTGGGGATCACCGGTGAAGCCATCGCGGCAGGCAAGCTGCAATCGATTGCGCAGGATCTGGCGCTGATCCAGGCCCTGGGGGTCAAGATCGTGCTCGTGCATGGTTTTCGCCCGCAGGTGAACGAGCAACTGGCTGCCAAAGGCCACGCGCCCCGCTATTCGCACGGCATCCGCGTGACCGATTCCGTTGCGCTGGACTGCGCCCAGGAAGCCGCGGGCCAGCTGCGATTCGAGATCGAGGCCGCTTTCAGCCAGGGCTTGCCCAATACGCCCATGGCCGGGGCCACGGTGCGCGTCATCTCCGGCAATTTTGTTACCGCGCGCCCGGTCGGCATTGTGGATGGCGTGGATTTCATGCATTCGGGCCTGGTGCGCAAGGTCGATGTCGGCGGCATCCACCGTACGCTCGACATGGGTGCCATGGTGCTGGTGTCGCCCTTTGGCTTTTCACCCACGGGCGAGGCGTTCAACCTGAGCATGGAAGAAGTCGCCACGCGCATTGCCATCGAGCTCAAGGCCGACAAATTGATGTTCCTGACCGAGGTGCCGGGCATCCGCCTCAAGCCGCTGGAGCCCGAGGGCGAAGACAACCCGATCGATACCGAGCTGCCGCTGGACGTTGCGCAAAAGCTGCTGGCCGAGCTGCCGCCTGCCACCCTGCCCACCGATGTGGGCTTTTACCTGCAGCACTGCGTCAAGGCCTGCAAGGATGGCGTGGAGCGCAGCCACATCCTGCCGTTTTCCACCGATGGCGCGCTGCTGCTGGAAGTGTATGTGCACGATGGCATCGGCACCATGATCATTGACGAGCGCCTCGAAGAGCTGCGCGAAGCCAAGCCCGACGACGTGGGCGGCATCCTGCAGCTGATCGAGCCTTTTGAAAAGGATGGCACGCTGGTCAAGCGCAGCCGCACCGAGATCGAGCGCGACATTTCCGCCTACACCATCATCGAGCACGATGGCGTGATCTTCGGCTGCGCGGCGCTCTACCCCTACCCCGAGGCACAGACGGGCGAAATGGCAGCCGTGACCGTTTCGCCGCAAAGCCAGGGCACGGGTGATGGGGAAAAGCTGCTCAAGCGCATCGAGCAGCGCGCCCGCGCCATCGGCCTCAAGAGCATTTTCGTGCTCACCACCCGCACCATGCACTGGTTCATCAAGCGCGGCTTCCAGCCGGTCGACCCCGACTGGCTGCCCGAGCAGCGCAAGGCCAAGTACAACTGGAGCCGCAAGAGCCAGGTGCTGGTCAAGTACCTGTAG
- a CDS encoding disulfide bond formation protein B codes for MVNWIWNAPRRTLALIFVACAAMLGFGMYLQHVVGLEPCPMCIVQRYCLIAVGVFALIGSLKPSTAGWWKSFAWLAVLFAGFGAFTAARQSWLQWYPPEFATCGRDFYGMIENYPISRSLPMIFRGSGDCTAIDWTFLGGSIANWSFVAFTVFFVVLLLAIFKAKR; via the coding sequence ATCGTGAACTGGATCTGGAACGCACCGCGCCGCACCCTGGCGCTGATTTTTGTGGCCTGCGCGGCCATGCTGGGCTTTGGCATGTACCTGCAGCATGTGGTGGGCCTGGAGCCCTGCCCCATGTGCATCGTTCAGCGCTACTGCCTCATTGCTGTTGGCGTGTTTGCGCTGATCGGCAGCTTGAAGCCATCGACCGCCGGTTGGTGGAAGAGCTTTGCCTGGCTGGCGGTGCTGTTTGCCGGTTTTGGCGCCTTCACCGCCGCCCGCCAAAGCTGGCTGCAGTGGTATCCACCCGAGTTTGCAACCTGCGGCCGCGATTTCTACGGCATGATCGAAAACTACCCCATCAGCCGTTCGTTGCCCATGATCTTCCGTGGCTCGGGCGACTGCACGGCGATTGACTGGACCTTCCTGGGCGGCTCCATCGCCAACTGGTCGTTCGTGGCCTTCACGGTGTTCTTCGTCGTACTGCTGCTGGCCATCTTCAAAGCCAAGCGCTGA
- a CDS encoding alcohol dehydrogenase has translation MISYEVTAFGEPLVRTERETPVPTGDQVLVRIEAAGVCHSDLHIWHGEYDLGNGKKLSMADRGMKLPLTMGHEIAGEVIAVGPDAKGVEVGKKYVVFPWHGCGQCKVCKRGDENLCLAGKSMGVYQPGGYADHVLVSHAYYLVDIGDMPPERAAPYACSGLTTYSAIKKIDPQVFKDEKIVLFGAGGLGLMAILLMKAMGGAGVVVIEPDVSKHEAALKAGADTVIDPKSPTFLADVKAAAGGAVWAIIDCVGSSQTVQAGIDLLTKGGHLVQIGLFGGHVDLPTPTHAIRALTYQGTYVGNLRDLQELIQLVKDKNLSPVPTTCMHFSKAFTALVALEQGKAVGRLVLTPEGEAA, from the coding sequence ATGATCAGCTACGAAGTCACCGCCTTTGGTGAACCCCTGGTGCGCACCGAGCGCGAAACCCCAGTGCCCACCGGCGATCAGGTGCTGGTGCGCATCGAGGCAGCGGGGGTGTGCCACTCGGACCTGCACATCTGGCATGGCGAGTACGACCTGGGCAATGGCAAGAAGCTGTCGATGGCCGACCGTGGCATGAAGCTGCCGCTCACCATGGGCCACGAAATTGCCGGTGAAGTCATCGCCGTGGGCCCCGACGCCAAGGGCGTGGAAGTGGGCAAGAAATACGTGGTCTTCCCCTGGCACGGCTGCGGCCAGTGCAAGGTCTGCAAGCGTGGTGATGAGAACCTGTGCCTTGCAGGCAAATCGATGGGCGTGTACCAGCCCGGCGGCTATGCCGACCATGTGCTGGTGTCGCACGCCTACTACCTGGTCGATATCGGCGACATGCCGCCCGAGCGCGCAGCGCCGTATGCCTGCTCGGGCCTCACCACCTACAGTGCCATCAAGAAGATTGACCCGCAGGTGTTCAAGGACGAGAAGATCGTACTGTTTGGCGCCGGGGGCCTGGGCCTCATGGCCATCCTGCTGATGAAAGCCATGGGCGGCGCAGGCGTGGTGGTGATCGAGCCTGACGTGAGCAAGCACGAAGCGGCGCTCAAAGCCGGTGCCGACACGGTGATCGACCCCAAGTCGCCCACCTTCCTGGCCGATGTGAAGGCAGCCGCTGGCGGCGCCGTCTGGGCCATCATCGACTGCGTGGGTTCCAGCCAGACTGTGCAGGCCGGTATCGACCTGCTCACCAAGGGCGGCCATCTGGTGCAGATTGGTCTGTTCGGCGGCCATGTGGACCTGCCAACCCCCACGCACGCCATCCGTGCGCTGACCTACCAGGGCACCTACGTAGGCAACCTGCGCGATCTGCAGGAGCTGATCCAGCTGGTCAAGGACAAGAACCTGAGCCCGGTGCCCACCACCTGCATGCATTTCAGCAAGGCGTTCACAGCGCTTGTGGCGCTGGAACAGGGCAAGGCCGTCGGGCGCCTCGTGCTGACGCCAGAAGGAGAAGCGGCCTGA
- a CDS encoding sulfate ABC transporter substrate-binding protein, producing MKFGGIKSLLVAAAVVASGSALAQNQLLNVSYDVAREFYKDYNAAFIAHYKKTKGIDVKVDQSHGGSSAQSRAVAEGLAADVVTFNTTTDVEYLAEKGVVAKDWTKKFPNDASPTTSTMLFLVRNGNPKGIKDWDDLVKPGVQVVVVNPKLGGNGRYAYLAAWGQVREKGGSDADAQAYVSKLYKNVPVLAKGGRDATAAFLQRNVGDVLITFESEVVSIEREFGKGKVDAVYPSVSVTAENPVAVVERTVEKKGTSALAKDYLDYLYSDEGQEIAAKHAIRPRSEAVLKKHADVFKPIKQFTVAKYFGSLGEAQKTHFGDGGQFDKLFTGDKK from the coding sequence ATGAAATTCGGTGGAATCAAGTCTTTGTTGGTAGCGGCTGCCGTGGTGGCCAGTGGTTCGGCCCTGGCCCAGAACCAGTTGCTCAACGTGTCGTACGACGTGGCGCGCGAGTTTTACAAGGACTACAACGCCGCCTTCATCGCCCACTACAAAAAGACCAAGGGCATCGATGTGAAGGTAGACCAGTCGCACGGCGGATCGAGCGCGCAATCTCGCGCCGTGGCCGAAGGGCTGGCCGCCGATGTGGTCACCTTCAACACCACGACCGACGTGGAGTATCTCGCCGAAAAGGGCGTGGTGGCCAAGGACTGGACCAAGAAGTTCCCCAACGATGCATCGCCCACCACATCGACCATGCTGTTCCTGGTGCGCAACGGCAACCCCAAGGGCATCAAGGACTGGGATGACCTCGTCAAGCCCGGCGTGCAGGTCGTCGTGGTCAACCCCAAGCTGGGCGGCAACGGCCGTTACGCCTACCTGGCCGCCTGGGGCCAGGTGCGTGAGAAGGGCGGCTCGGACGCCGATGCGCAAGCCTACGTCAGCAAGCTCTACAAGAACGTGCCCGTGCTGGCCAAGGGCGGGCGCGACGCAACCGCCGCCTTCCTGCAGCGCAATGTGGGCGACGTGCTGATCACCTTCGAGTCGGAAGTCGTCTCCATCGAGCGCGAATTCGGCAAGGGCAAGGTCGATGCGGTGTATCCATCGGTCAGCGTGACGGCTGAGAACCCTGTGGCGGTGGTTGAACGCACCGTCGAGAAAAAGGGCACCAGCGCCCTGGCCAAGGATTATCTGGACTACCTGTACTCCGACGAGGGCCAGGAAATTGCGGCCAAGCACGCCATCCGCCCCCGCAGCGAAGCCGTGCTGAAAAAGCATGCCGATGTGTTCAAGCCGATCAAGCAGTTCACGGTCGCCAAGTACTTTGGCAGCCTGGGCGAAGCGCAGAAGACCCACTTTGGCGATGGCGGGCAGTTTGACAAGCTGTTCACCGGCGACAAGAAGTAA
- the bla gene encoding class A beta-lactamase, translating to MKRRKFFLAIGSAGMVAAAHGKSPAPKAAVSETQRTFTSAMQAIEQRVGGRLGVAVLDTGSGLSLGWRQGERFPMCSTFKMLLAGQVLSEVDVRRERLDAEVRFDRSILVEHSPVTEKHAGISPMTVAQLCDAVMTISDNGAANLLLDRVGGPAGFTRYMRSLGDTVTRLDRIEPAMSESRPGDVRDTTSPEAMLTSMRALTLGRALSVTGRKQLVDWMLANKTGDNCLRAGAKSWTVADKTGSGPGTRNDVGLLWPPGGGAPILVTSFLTATKAEPPARDAVLASVAAQIVQQWG from the coding sequence ATGAAAAGAAGAAAGTTTTTCTTGGCTATCGGCAGTGCCGGCATGGTGGCTGCAGCGCATGGGAAATCTCCTGCGCCCAAGGCGGCGGTCAGCGAGACCCAGCGCACCTTCACCAGCGCCATGCAGGCGATCGAGCAGCGCGTGGGTGGGCGCCTGGGCGTGGCGGTGCTGGACACGGGCTCAGGTCTATCCCTGGGCTGGCGGCAGGGTGAGCGGTTCCCGATGTGCAGCACCTTCAAGATGCTGCTGGCCGGACAGGTGCTGTCCGAGGTCGATGTGCGGCGCGAGCGGCTCGACGCCGAAGTGCGGTTTGACCGCTCCATCCTGGTCGAGCATTCGCCGGTGACGGAAAAGCACGCCGGCATATCGCCGATGACGGTGGCGCAGCTGTGCGATGCGGTGATGACCATCAGCGACAACGGGGCGGCCAACCTGCTGCTGGACCGTGTAGGCGGGCCAGCGGGTTTTACCCGCTATATGCGCAGCTTAGGCGATACGGTGACGAGGCTCGACCGGATCGAACCCGCCATGAGCGAGTCGCGCCCGGGCGATGTGCGTGACACCACCAGCCCCGAGGCCATGCTGACCAGCATGCGCGCGCTCACCCTGGGCCGTGCCCTGAGCGTGACCGGGCGCAAGCAATTGGTGGACTGGATGCTGGCCAACAAGACTGGGGACAACTGCCTGCGTGCAGGCGCCAAGAGCTGGACGGTGGCCGACAAGACCGGCTCCGGCCCGGGCACCCGCAATGACGTGGGCCTGCTCTGGCCGCCCGGTGGTGGCGCGCCGATTCTGGTCACCAGCTTTCTGACAGCCACCAAGGCAGAACCCCCGGCCCGCGATGCAGTGTTGGCCAGCGTTGCGGCGCAGATCGTCCAGCAATGGGGCTGA
- a CDS encoding sulfate/molybdate ABC transporter ATP-binding protein has translation MSIEIQNISKSFGSFQALNNVSLDIQSGELIALLGPSGCGKTTLLRIIAGLETADSGTIQFSGEDTTDVHVRDRNVGFVFQHYALFRHMTVFENVAFGLRVKPRKERPSEAQIKEKVMSLLKLVQLDWIADRYPSQLSGGQRQRIALARALAVEPKVLLLDEPFGALDAKVRKELRRWLRRLHDELHVTSIFVTHDQEEALEVADRVVVINKGQIEQSGTPQEVWDHPASPFVYGFLGDVNLFHGRAVDGHTVVEGGVQIDSPELAAANAANGAQTLAYVRPHELDVERYSPGQEKDAQGRPRGIIAQLDRAIVVGPIARLELIPTNGHQAQGADGERLIEAQIPAQQYRAMGLKEGETLVVTPRQAKVFVDYAANI, from the coding sequence ATGAGCATCGAAATCCAAAACATCTCCAAGTCGTTTGGCAGCTTCCAGGCGCTGAACAACGTGAGCCTCGACATCCAGTCGGGCGAGCTCATTGCGCTGCTCGGCCCCTCGGGCTGCGGCAAGACCACCTTGCTGCGCATCATTGCCGGGCTGGAAACCGCAGACAGCGGCACCATCCAGTTCAGCGGCGAAGACACGACGGACGTGCATGTGCGCGACCGCAACGTGGGCTTCGTGTTCCAGCACTACGCCCTGTTCCGCCACATGACGGTGTTCGAGAACGTCGCCTTCGGCCTGCGCGTCAAGCCGCGCAAGGAACGCCCCAGCGAAGCACAGATCAAGGAAAAGGTGATGAGCCTGCTCAAACTGGTGCAGCTCGACTGGATTGCCGACCGCTACCCCTCGCAGCTCTCGGGCGGCCAGCGCCAGCGCATTGCGCTCGCCCGTGCATTGGCCGTGGAGCCCAAGGTGCTGCTGCTCGACGAGCCCTTTGGCGCGTTGGACGCCAAGGTGCGCAAGGAGCTGCGCCGCTGGCTGCGCCGCCTGCACGACGAACTGCACGTCACCAGCATCTTCGTCACCCACGACCAGGAAGAGGCGCTGGAGGTGGCCGACCGCGTGGTCGTCATCAACAAGGGGCAAATCGAGCAGAGCGGCACGCCGCAGGAGGTGTGGGACCACCCCGCCAGCCCCTTCGTCTACGGCTTTCTGGGCGATGTCAACCTGTTCCACGGCCGCGCCGTGGACGGCCACACCGTGGTCGAAGGCGGCGTGCAGATCGATTCGCCCGAGCTGGCTGCCGCCAATGCAGCCAACGGCGCCCAGACCCTGGCCTACGTGCGCCCGCACGAGCTGGACGTGGAGCGCTACTCGCCCGGCCAGGAAAAGGACGCCCAGGGCCGCCCGCGCGGCATCATCGCCCAGCTCGACCGTGCCATTGTCGTGGGGCCGATTGCGCGCCTGGAACTTATTCCAACGAACGGACACCAAGCCCAGGGTGCCGATGGAGAACGGTTGATTGAAGCGCAGATTCCTGCGCAGCAATACCGTGCCATGGGCCTCAAGGAAGGCGAAACGCTGGTGGTGACACCGCGCCAAGCCAAGGTTTTCGTCGATTACGCTGCCAACATCTAA
- the cysT gene encoding sulfate ABC transporter permease subunit CysT, with product MSAALTAPATAAPASRRGAARRVLPGFGLTLGYTIFYLSIIVLIPLATLLVKTFELTWAQFWKVISDPIAVSAYQVTFGASAIAAVVNLVFGMLIAWVLVRYSFPGKKIIDALVDLPFALPTAVAGISLTALLADNGWIGQYFAPLGIQLVFNNVGIVIALIFIGLPFVVRTVQPVLEDFEKELEEAAGSLGASRWQTFYKVILPAIGPALLTGFAMAFARAVGEYGSVIFVSSNKPMESQITPFVIMAKLELHDYAGATAIAMVMLVISFVLLLLINGLQSWQRKRAGI from the coding sequence ATGTCTGCTGCACTCACTGCCCCGGCCACCGCCGCGCCAGCCTCCCGCCGGGGTGCTGCCCGGCGCGTGCTACCGGGCTTTGGCCTCACACTGGGCTACACCATTTTCTACCTCAGCATCATCGTGCTGATTCCGCTGGCCACCCTGCTCGTCAAGACCTTTGAGCTGACCTGGGCGCAGTTCTGGAAAGTCATCTCCGACCCGATCGCCGTGTCGGCCTACCAAGTCACGTTTGGCGCCTCGGCCATTGCCGCGGTGGTCAACCTGGTGTTTGGCATGCTGATCGCCTGGGTGCTGGTGCGCTACAGCTTTCCGGGCAAGAAGATCATCGATGCGCTGGTCGATCTGCCCTTTGCGCTGCCAACGGCTGTGGCCGGCATCTCGCTCACCGCCCTGCTGGCCGACAACGGCTGGATCGGCCAGTACTTTGCGCCGCTGGGCATCCAGCTCGTGTTCAACAACGTGGGCATCGTGATTGCGCTGATCTTCATCGGCCTGCCTTTTGTGGTGCGCACCGTGCAGCCCGTGCTGGAAGATTTCGAGAAAGAGCTGGAAGAAGCCGCAGGCAGCCTGGGCGCCTCGCGCTGGCAGACCTTCTACAAGGTGATCCTGCCCGCCATCGGCCCTGCCCTGCTGACCGGCTTTGCCATGGCCTTTGCACGCGCCGTGGGCGAGTACGGCTCGGTCATCTTCGTCTCGAGCAACAAACCGATGGAGTCGCAGATCACGCCCTTCGTCATCATGGCCAAGCTGGAGCTGCACGATTACGCAGGCGCCACCGCCATTGCGATGGTGATGCTGGTGATCTCGTTCGTGCTGCTGCTGCTCATCAACGGCCTGCAAAGCTGGCAACGCAAACGCGCGGGGATCTGA
- a CDS encoding DUF3617 domain-containing protein: MLPIRYTTSLSVIAAALLAAGCASTGGIEDLPRPKSGHWQVSSTDQTGETVTFQDCMDKDTFYKTRELQKAKHDVQQCQTGSNKDSNGWQFTSNCKVGQTEQRIETSRKITGDFQTNFHVLSVTKQQMPDGQIVETTRNIKGEYMGACPAGMKPGDRMFPDGNKINFYDITGLQAK, from the coding sequence ATGCTACCCATCCGTTACACCACTTCCCTGTCGGTCATTGCCGCTGCCTTGCTGGCTGCAGGCTGCGCCTCCACCGGCGGTATCGAAGACCTGCCCCGTCCCAAGTCCGGCCACTGGCAGGTCAGCTCGACCGACCAGACTGGTGAGACCGTGACGTTCCAGGACTGCATGGACAAGGACACCTTCTACAAGACCCGTGAGCTGCAAAAGGCCAAGCACGACGTCCAGCAGTGCCAGACCGGCAGCAACAAGGACAGCAATGGCTGGCAGTTCACCTCCAACTGCAAGGTCGGCCAGACCGAACAGCGCATCGAAACCAGCCGCAAGATCACCGGCGATTTCCAGACCAACTTCCATGTGCTCTCGGTCACCAAACAGCAGATGCCCGACGGCCAGATCGTCGAGACCACGCGCAACATCAAGGGCGAATACATGGGTGCCTGCCCGGCTGGCATGAAGCCCGGCGACCGCATGTTCCCGGATGGCAACAAGATCAACTTCTACGACATCACCGGGCTGCAGGCCAAGTAA
- a CDS encoding glutathione S-transferase — MAEQLTALQGLPVLYSFRRCPYAMRARLALAQAGVECQLREVVLKDKPAALLAASPKATVPVLVLADGTVIDESLDIMLWALGQNDPDGWLAPTAGSMDDMRALIARNDGEFKQALDRCKYPNRHPEADAAAAQDAARAFLSGLNEQLAATGYLFGRDPSLADMAIRPFVRQFAGIDEAAWQAQPWPHLQAWVTRLTDSALFEQVMNKYPAWHPDEAGVLFPADADTLEGQASA; from the coding sequence ATGGCCGAGCAGCTCACCGCCTTGCAGGGCCTGCCGGTGCTCTACTCCTTCCGCCGCTGCCCCTATGCCATGCGCGCGCGCCTTGCCCTGGCCCAGGCGGGCGTAGAGTGCCAATTGCGCGAGGTGGTGCTCAAGGACAAGCCTGCGGCCCTGCTGGCCGCCTCGCCCAAGGCGACCGTGCCGGTGCTGGTGTTGGCCGATGGCACGGTCATCGACGAGAGCCTGGACATCATGCTGTGGGCGCTTGGCCAGAACGACCCGGACGGCTGGCTCGCCCCCACGGCAGGCAGCATGGACGACATGCGCGCCCTGATTGCCCGCAATGATGGTGAGTTCAAGCAGGCACTGGACCGTTGCAAATACCCCAACCGCCACCCCGAAGCGGACGCCGCTGCTGCACAAGACGCCGCCCGAGCCTTCCTCTCGGGGCTGAACGAGCAGCTTGCTGCTACCGGCTACCTGTTTGGCCGCGACCCGAGCCTGGCCGACATGGCGATCCGCCCTTTTGTGCGCCAGTTCGCCGGTATCGACGAAGCCGCCTGGCAGGCCCAGCCCTGGCCGCATCTGCAAGCATGGGTGACGCGCCTGACCGACTCTGCCCTGTTTGAACAGGTGATGAACAAGTACCCCGCCTGGCACCCGGACGAAGCAGGTGTGCTGTTTCCCGCAGACGCCGATACGCTGGAAGGCCAGGCATCCGCCTGA
- the cysW gene encoding sulfate ABC transporter permease subunit CysW, translating to MQSMYLYLLAGVVAVLGAVIASYLYVSHREGPQPTSTVTEPRWVRWSLIGAALVFMLIFLVLPLLAVFVEALRKGWDTYVAALTEPDAWSAIKLTLLTAVIAVPLNLVFGVAAAWAIAKFEFKGKALLTSLVDLPFSVSPVVAGLTYVLLFGANGWFGSWLEGHNTKIIFAVPGIVLATIFVTFPFIARELIPLMQAQGSDEEQAAIVLGATGWQTFWKVTLPNIKWGLIYGVILCNARAMGEFGAVSVVSGAIRGQTVTIPLQVEILYADFQSSAAFAVASLLALLALVTLVLKTFAEWRAEKDRQAAASLPPERPRDDSAVAA from the coding sequence ATGCAATCCATGTATCTGTATCTGCTGGCCGGTGTGGTTGCCGTGCTGGGCGCGGTGATCGCCAGTTACCTGTATGTATCGCACCGTGAGGGCCCGCAACCCACCAGCACGGTGACCGAGCCGCGCTGGGTACGCTGGAGCCTGATTGGTGCCGCGCTGGTCTTCATGCTCATCTTTCTGGTGCTGCCGCTGCTGGCCGTGTTTGTGGAAGCCCTGCGCAAGGGCTGGGACACCTACGTGGCGGCGCTGACCGAGCCCGACGCGTGGTCGGCCATCAAGCTCACCCTGCTGACGGCGGTGATCGCCGTGCCGCTGAACCTGGTGTTTGGCGTGGCGGCAGCCTGGGCCATTGCCAAGTTCGAGTTCAAGGGCAAGGCGCTGCTCACTTCGCTGGTCGATCTGCCGTTCTCGGTATCGCCCGTGGTGGCGGGCCTCACCTATGTGCTGCTGTTTGGCGCCAATGGCTGGTTCGGCTCGTGGCTGGAGGGGCACAACACCAAGATCATCTTTGCCGTGCCCGGCATCGTGCTGGCCACCATCTTTGTGACTTTCCCATTCATCGCCCGCGAGCTGATCCCGCTGATGCAGGCCCAGGGCAGCGATGAGGAGCAGGCCGCCATTGTGCTGGGCGCCACCGGCTGGCAGACCTTCTGGAAAGTGACCTTGCCCAATATCAAGTGGGGCCTGATCTACGGCGTGATCCTGTGCAACGCGCGTGCAATGGGCGAGTTTGGCGCGGTGTCGGTGGTTTCGGGCGCGATCCGGGGCCAGACGGTGACCATTCCGCTGCAGGTCGAAATCCTGTATGCCGACTTCCAATCGTCAGCCGCATTTGCCGTGGCCTCGCTCCTGGCACTGCTGGCACTGGTCACGCTGGTGCTCAAGACTTTTGCCGAGTGGCGGGCCGAAAAAGACCGCCAGGCCGCCGCCAGTCTGCCACCCGAGCGCCCGCGCGATGACAGCGCCGTGGCCGCCTGA
- a CDS encoding LysR family transcriptional regulator encodes MHLPLNALRAFEAAARHLNLTRAALELHVTQAAVSQHIRQLEEQLGKPLFRRLPRGLALTDEGLALVPVVSGAFGSLARALEQVHDRRPREVLSVGVVGTFAVGWLLPRLRALQEAHAFIDLRIFTHNNRVDLAGEGLDCAIRFGDGAWHGTAATLLLHAPLTPMCAPAIAARLSQPADLARETLLRSYRAGEWNDWFRHADMECPALRGTVFDSSLTLAEAAAQGLGVALLPMRLFSRDVQAGRLIAPFPQTLDTGSYWLTQPKARAPSLALQTFETWLQQQCTQGHELHSA; translated from the coding sequence ATGCATTTACCGCTGAACGCATTGCGCGCCTTCGAAGCTGCCGCCCGCCACCTCAACCTCACCCGGGCAGCCTTGGAGCTGCACGTCACCCAGGCAGCGGTGAGCCAGCACATCCGCCAGTTGGAAGAACAGCTGGGCAAGCCCTTGTTCCGCCGTCTGCCGCGCGGCCTTGCGCTGACCGACGAAGGCCTGGCCCTGGTGCCCGTGGTCAGCGGCGCATTCGGCAGCCTTGCCCGCGCACTGGAGCAGGTACACGACAGGCGCCCACGCGAGGTGCTGTCGGTCGGCGTGGTCGGCACCTTTGCCGTCGGTTGGCTCCTGCCCCGGCTGCGCGCTCTGCAGGAAGCCCACGCCTTCATCGACCTGCGCATCTTCACCCACAACAACCGGGTGGATCTGGCTGGTGAAGGGCTCGATTGCGCCATCCGCTTTGGCGATGGCGCCTGGCATGGCACCGCTGCCACCTTGCTGCTGCATGCCCCGCTCACGCCCATGTGCGCCCCTGCCATCGCCGCGCGCCTCTCCCAACCCGCCGATCTGGCCCGCGAAACCCTGCTGCGCTCCTACCGCGCGGGCGAATGGAACGACTGGTTCCGCCATGCCGACATGGAATGCCCTGCACTGCGCGGCACGGTGTTTGATTCGTCGCTGACCCTGGCCGAGGCCGCTGCCCAAGGGCTGGGCGTGGCCCTGCTGCCCATGCGCCTGTTCTCCCGTGACGTGCAGGCAGGCCGCCTGATCGCCCCTTTTCCCCAGACGCTGGACACTGGCAGCTACTGGCTGACCCAGCCCAAGGCTCGCGCGCCGTCGCTCGCCCTGCAGACTTTCGAGACCTGGCTGCAGCAGCAATGCACCCAAGGCCATGAATTGCACAGCGCTTAA